A single window of Nicotiana tomentosiformis chromosome 1, ASM39032v3, whole genome shotgun sequence DNA harbors:
- the LOC104085191 gene encoding protein trichome birefringence-like 4, whose amino-acid sequence MADSPPSLPTTRKILFPPPPLKIRVNSPSMSELKKSLFSPNSLRTPTIRTPTSKSQKSMLLAYVFTFCFVTCAIFFVFNNPSINHSFKKVLNKRSQFSTFFSHYFSSNNHNSTVYSLPFNRKTNGVFGKLNDSNSLSDQHGFSISPSQMNESENGEEEKQKVNFSSFSVRNETSTENQKNEPWWEVMSHCDVFDGEWVKDDANPLYEPGSCPFIDEPFDCYKNGRPDNGYEKFRWQPKHCNIPRLNAKEMLELLRGKRLVYVGDSLNRNMWESMVCLLRSSVEEKSRVFEVSGREDFKKEGAYSFIFADYNCSVEFVRSTFLVQEWEMPDGNGSTKETLRLDLVERSCDKYKGADILVFNTGHWWTHEKTSEGKGYYQEGSHVYGELNVVEAFRKAMTTWARWIETNVDPLKTDVFFRGYSVSHFSGGEWYAGGKCDSDTEPLQDEKDLSPSLYPPIMGMLEDVIRWMKTPVYYLNVTIMSDFRKDGHPSIYRKPNMTDEERRTTIRYQDCSHWCLPGVPDTWNELLYAQLLMKHYQKQQQ is encoded by the exons ATGGCAGATTCACCACCATCAttaccaacaacaagaaaaattcTATTTCCACCACCACCATTAAAGATAAGGGTAAATAGCCCTTCAATGTCAGAGTTGAAGAAAAGTCTATTTTCACCTAATTCATTGAGAACTCCAACAATTAGGACACCAACATCCAAGTCTCAAAAATCCATGTTGTTGGCTTATGTTTTCACTTTCTGTTTTGTTACATGTGCTATCTTTTTTGTCTTCAATAATCCTTCTATCAATCATTCTTTCAAGAAAGTTCTGAATAAGAGATCACAGTTCTCCACCTTTTTCTCTCActatttttcttcaaataatCACAACTCTACTGTTTATTCTCTCCCATTTAACAGGAAAACAAATGGGGTTTTTGGGAAACTGAATGATTCTAATTCTCTTTCTGATCAACATGGTTTTTCAATATCGCCTAGCCAAATGAATGAGTCTGAAAATGGAGAGGAAGAGAAACAAAAGGTGAATTTCTCATCATTTTCTGTGAGAAATGAAACATCAACTGAAAATCAAAAGAATGAGCCTTGGTGGGAAGTGATGAGCCATTGTGATGTTTTTGATGGGGAGTGGGTGAAAGATGATGCTAACCCTTTGTATGAACCTGGTTCTTGTCCTTTTATTGATGAGCCATTTGATTGTTATAAAAATGGAAGGCCTGATAATGGGTATGAGAAATTTAGATGGCAGCCTAAGCACTGTAACATTCCAAG GTTGAATGCCAAAGAAATGTTGGAACTTTTGAGAGGAAAGCGATTAGTCTATGTGGGTGACTCTCTGAACAGGAATATGTGGGAATCAATGGTTTGTCTCCTCAGAAGTTCTGTTGAAGAAAAGAGCAGAGTTTTTGAGGTATCTGGAAGAGAAGATTTCAAGAAAGAGGGTGCTTATTCTTTTATATTCGCG GACTATAATTGTTCAGTGGAGTTTGTCCGTTCTACTTTTCTGGTTCAAGAATGGGAAATGCCAGATGGAAATGGATCAACTAAAGAAACACTCAGATTAGATCTGGTAGAAAGGTCATGTGACAAATACAAAGGAGCTGATATCCTTGTCTTTAACACAGGGCATTGGTGGACTCACGAGAAAACATCCGAAGG GAAGGGTTACTATCAAGAAGGTAGTCACGTTTATGGTGAACTAAACGTTGTTGAGGCGTTTCGCAAGGCAATGACAACATGGGCAAGATGGATTGAGACCAATGTGGATCCTCTGAAGACTGACGTTTTCTTTAGAGGTTATTCAGTCTCTCATTTCAG TGGAGGTGAGTGGTATGCTGGTGGAAAATGTGATAGTGATACAGAGCCACTTCAGGATGAGAAAGATTTGTCACCTTCTCTGTATCCTCCAATAATGGGAATGTTAGAGGATGTGATAAGGTGGATGAAAACACCAGTCTACTATTTGAATGTTACCATAATGTCAGATTTCCGCAAGGATGGACATCCATCGATATACAGGAAGCCAAACATGACAGATGAAGAGAGGAGGACGACGATTAGGTACCAAGATTGCAGCCATTGGTGCCTTCCTGGTGTACCGGACACTTGGAATGAGCTACTATATGCTCAATTATTGATGAAACATTATCAGAAACAACAGCAGTAG